The Burkholderiales bacterium region CACGCTCTCGTCAGAATTGAATGTTGGTCCGGATGCCGATGACGGCTTCGTTCTTTAACGCGTGATTCGGGTCGTTCGGATTGGCGACGCCGGCGCCGGGATGAAACACGTACTGAAAGTCAGGCTGGATCTGCCACCAGGGTGTCACTTGATACTGGTAAGTCATTTCGAGGACAGTCTCACTGCCTCGGACAGGAGTTAAAGAACCAGTAAAGAATGAAGTGTCGCTGTCCAAGGCGGCAGCTTGGCTGCTCACATGAGCGTAGCTTATGCCGATGCCAAAAGTGTCGTCGTCGCGGTGCAGGAATGGTTCATGGAACACGATTCCTGCGTTCAAGCTGAAATCGATGAGATTGCGATCGGCCAACGGCGTCCCCATGGCCCGAAGAAATACATTTAGGGTCCGGTCTAGTTCAGTTGCCTGTTGCCAGATCATTTGGTCCACCACGCCGTAAATTGCATAATCGCCGCTGTGGCTTTTTGCTATTCCGGTGCTGGCCGGATTGACAAGAGATAAACCGGTATTATCGAATTGTTGATCGGCAAAGTCCTTGGTGTCGTAC contains the following coding sequences:
- a CDS encoding carbohydrate porin, encoding SALQIHGQNLSTQNLLTLQTASGIEADPATRLWELWYQQKFGNEDRFNVRVGQQSLDQEFMVSENALAFVNTMFGWPMVPSADMPGGGPAYPLSAPGVRIRARPTDSLTVLAGVFSGSPVNNGNGDPQQQNPSGTTFPWNGTLAIAELQYAYPSPGTMLYPNQSEPLARTYRLGFWYDTKDFADQQFDNTGLSLVNPASTGIAKSHSGDYAIYGVVDQMIWQQATELDRTLNVFLRAMGTPLADRNLIDFSLNAGIVFHEPFLHRDDDTFGIGISYAHVSSQAAALDSDTSFFTGSLTPVRGSETVLEMTYQYQVTPWWQIQPDFQYVFHPGAGVANPNDPNHALKNEAVIGIRTNIQF